The Solidesulfovibrio fructosivorans JJ] sequence TACCCCGGGGAAATGGCCGGTGACGCTCGATTTCTGGGACGGCTTTTTCAATCCCACCTTCTGGCCGTCCCTGGTTCTGCGCTCGGCCCTGGCTCTGCTTCTGGCCGGGCTGTTCGGGTTCGCCACGGCCCTTGGCATCCGCGACGAAACGGCCCGGGAGATCATGCTGCGCATGTCCTGCCGCTGGGTGGTCGCGGCCGCGCCGGTGCTCCTCCTTTCCGGCTGGTGGTACGTGGGCGTATTGCCGGACGCGGTGCGCGCCTTCGTGCTGCACCGTTCCCAGGAGATCGCCTCCTACCGGGCGGCCTATCCCGCGCTGCTCGTGGCCCTGGCCGCCGGGGCGCTGGCCTTGGTGACGCGGCTGCCGCTGCCGCTGCGGCGCGTGTTCGCCGTTGTGCTGCTCCTTTTGGGCCTTGGCTTGGTCGGGACCTTCGAGACCATCCGCGAGGCGGCCAGAAAGCCCTGGCTCGTCTACGGCCAGCTTTGGGCCACGGACATCCGGCCCACGAGCGTCGCGCCCTACGACGCGCCGTTTCTGCCCCGGACCAAGTGGGCCAAGATCAAGCGGGTGACCCCGGAAAACCGCTTGGCCGCCGGCAAGGAACTCTACGACCTGCAGTGCCTGGCCTGCCATTCCGTGGGCGGGCCGTTCAAGGACATCCGGGACTACACCGGCCATATCGGCGCGGCCGGCGTGGCCGCCTACCTGACCGGGCAGGGCAAGCTCTTCACCCAGATGCCGCCCTTTCTCGGCGACAAAGACGAGCGCGACGCCCTGGCCGCCTATATCGCGGAAGGCATCAACGGGAAAAAGCCGGTAAAGCCAAAACCCGTGTCCATCGAACCGGTAACGGTCGATCTTCCGGCCTTTGACGCCGCATCCTCGCCGTATCTCCTGATCGGGTTCAACAGCCTGGGCGTGGTGGCCACGGCCGGCTGCGACGGTTCGTTTTCGCTGTCCGTGCCGGGCAACACGCTCGAGGCGGTGCTTATAAGGCGCGATGTCATGCCCGAGGTGGTGACCAAGGACGTGACCCTGGCCTACGCCGCGCCGGAGGGTTTCAAGCACCCGGCGGCCCGGTCGGATTTCTGGAAGTACTCCAAGGCGCTTGTCGGCAAAGAACTTGCGCCCGACGTGTCGCTGACGGGACTCAGGCCGGACGGCGAGATGAAGGCCGGAGACAAGCTCTTTGCCGCCGCCGGCATCCCGGTCACGCCCTATCCCGAAAAGGGCGGCGTGAACCCCTATCCGGTTTTCACCCTGACGGCCAGGGACGCCAAGACCGGCGAGGTGCTGGCCGCGACCAAGGCCGTGGCTCCCGCCTCCACGGAAATGCGCTGCCACACCTGCCATGGCGGCGCTCCCGGCGTGGACGGCGTCACCGGCGTGTCCACGGAGACCGCCAAAGGCATTCTGGCCGTGCACGACCGGCGAAACGGCACGGACCTGTCCGCCCGGGCCGCCGCCGGCAATCCCGTGGCTTGCCAGAGCTGCCATCCCGACGCCGGGCCCAATGCCGGCGTTTCGGCCAAGGACGGCAAGGCGCTGCTGTCGCTTTCCGCCGCCATCCACGGCTTCCACGCCTCCTACCTCGCCGGCGGCGACGCCAAGGTCTGCGCCAACTGTCACCCCACGGCCCCGGACGGCGTGACCCAGGCCCAGCGCGACAACCACAGCGCGGCCGGGGTTACCTGCGTCAACTGCCACGGCTACATGGAGGACCACGCCTTGTCGCTGCTGCGCCATGAGCGCATGGTCGGCAAGAAGGCGGCGGATTGGCTCATGAAGCCGCTTACGCCGCGAAGCGTGGCCGCCGTGTCCGACGTGAAGCCCCGGGCCGCCTGGATGCAGGAGCCGGACTGCCTGACCTGCCACAAGGACTTCATGCTGCCGGGCACGCACGCCACGGCCTTTAACACCTGGACGGCCAACGCCACGCAGCTTTTCCGCAACCGCAAGGAATACACCGGCAACGTGCCCTGCGCGGCCTGCCACGGCAGCCCCCACGCCACCTTTGTCGCGGTCAACGACTACGGCGTCGACATCAATAACATCCCCGGCATGCAGTACATGGGCGTGCCCGGCGTGGTCGGCTCGGGCAAGCGCTGCGACGTCTGCCATACCGTGGAGATGGAAGGCGGCGAGGTCCACCACCCGAATATGGTGAAGGAGTAGGGGGGTGGGAGAAGTTGGGAAGATGCCTCCGGCGGCCAGGGGGAAACTTTTTGAAAAAAGTTTCCCCCTGGACCCCCTTCAAAAACTTTTCAAGGGGTGTATGTGGGGGAAAGAATGGCAAAAAGGCCTTTCGGCTTTTTGTCGGGGAGGGAACCCTGTGAAATCGATGGTGATACTGCTTTTGTTGGTTGTGGTCCCGACGGTCGCCCTGGCGGCGGGCCGGCGGGTCACCCCGGAGATGCGCGAGGCCCTGACCCGCAAGCTGACCGCCCAGTGCCTGCAACAGGAGGCCGCCTTCGCCCAGAAGGGCTACACCAGGGCCCAGACCGTGGCCATCTGCAAATGCGCCATGCAGCAGACCGGCGCGCTGCTCAATTCCCGGACCGTGGACTACATCCTGCGCCACGGCGTCATGCCGGAAGACATGCAGCGCAAGGCGGCCTCGGCCACCGAAGGCTGCATCCGCTCCATCACCATGCACCGGAAGCCGTAAAAAAAGCCCGTCGCGAACGCGGCGGGCCTTGTCGTTTCGAGGCAGTGATGCGTCAGACGACCTTGATCAGTTCGTATTCCGGGGTGCCGAGTCCCATGGCCGCGCCATGGGTGAAGGTCACGTCGCCGCGCGTCCACTTCCAAAGCGCCGTGAACTTGTCGTCGCCGACGCCGAGCCCGTGCTCGAGCTGGCAGTCCGGGCAGGCCGCCTGCTCGTTGACGAGGTCCAGGCAGGCCTTGTCCAGCGCCACCGGGTCGCTGGAGGCCAGAAAGCCGATGTCCGGCACGATGGGCGCGTCCGACCAGGGCAC is a genomic window containing:
- a CDS encoding c-type cytochrome, whose translation is MEYPVWHLAAFGGGFWIILIAVLHVFVAHFAVGGGLFLVLTEARARRLGSAPLLEYLHRHTRFFLLLTMVFGGLSGVGIWLTITTLAPQATLVLVRTFAWGWATEWAFFAGEIGALLVYYYGFDRLDAKTHMRVGFFYFLFAFLSLFAINGIIGFMLTPGKWPVTLDFWDGFFNPTFWPSLVLRSALALLLAGLFGFATALGIRDETAREIMLRMSCRWVVAAAPVLLLSGWWYVGVLPDAVRAFVLHRSQEIASYRAAYPALLVALAAGALALVTRLPLPLRRVFAVVLLLLGLGLVGTFETIREAARKPWLVYGQLWATDIRPTSVAPYDAPFLPRTKWAKIKRVTPENRLAAGKELYDLQCLACHSVGGPFKDIRDYTGHIGAAGVAAYLTGQGKLFTQMPPFLGDKDERDALAAYIAEGINGKKPVKPKPVSIEPVTVDLPAFDAASSPYLLIGFNSLGVVATAGCDGSFSLSVPGNTLEAVLIRRDVMPEVVTKDVTLAYAAPEGFKHPAARSDFWKYSKALVGKELAPDVSLTGLRPDGEMKAGDKLFAAAGIPVTPYPEKGGVNPYPVFTLTARDAKTGEVLAATKAVAPASTEMRCHTCHGGAPGVDGVTGVSTETAKGILAVHDRRNGTDLSARAAAGNPVACQSCHPDAGPNAGVSAKDGKALLSLSAAIHGFHASYLAGGDAKVCANCHPTAPDGVTQAQRDNHSAAGVTCVNCHGYMEDHALSLLRHERMVGKKAADWLMKPLTPRSVAAVSDVKPRAAWMQEPDCLTCHKDFMLPGTHATAFNTWTANATQLFRNRKEYTGNVPCAACHGSPHATFVAVNDYGVDINNIPGMQYMGVPGVVGSGKRCDVCHTVEMEGGEVHHPNMVKE